The sequence AAACCTCAAAGTTGCAGTTAAACCAGAAGAGCTCGGATTACGTGCGGTGGTGCTCAGGTCTGATGAGACTTATAAAGAAAAGCTCTGGAGGGTTGCAGGCATTTGCAGTGTGGGCACCTCGTCAGAGACTCTGGTTCTGCCCAAGCGCCACCGTTTCTGCATTTCCTACATTTACTCAGCCCCAAAGTGATTTGACTCATAGAAAGAAGGAAGCAATTACTTCCAGTGTGCGCGCCACCAAGACCTAATGGGCAGCCGCTTTTACCTCGCTTTTAACATCAATAAATTTGCCGAGATGAACTCAAGTGATAAAAATCAGGTTCCGGGTGAAATGCCGATGACTTAAATTAGTTAAGAAAGGGAAAGCATTAATGCTAATGAAAAGAGACAGGGGAAACCCCTGGTGTGCCGATCACGTCTCCCTCCTTGCCCACAATACACGTGCACACGTGAACGGACACGTGCACACGTGTGTATAGGTCGCCTATAGGTTCTTTGTTGTGCAACGCACAAAGCCCAGACATGGACTttcctggacatcagaaaaaacttcctgactgttagagcaggacgacactggaaccagtgacctagggaggttgtggcctctcccaccctaaaggccttcaagaggcagctggaaaactaTCTGCCAGGgttgctgtagggtggattcctgcattcctcgatggccttgtaggccccttccaactctgctattctatgattctatgttctcctCTGCCCCAAATgtttcattgggctgttttttatCTATCATCACACATCACATGCTGGCATAACCAAGAAACATAATCAAGGCTGGTGCTACGTGAGGGCGGCTAGAGCTCAGGCCTGGGTGCCCAaaccagccctacctggacacGCCGGGCCTCAGGCCTTCTGCATCCTCTAAGCTACAAATGCTGCTCCGTCATTGACAGAGGAGGCGAGAAGAGACCCTTGATCATCTAATTCAGTATCTtttacactggctggcagcaacggCACTCCAGGATTTGCCAGATGCAACCACACTTCAGAgtcctgtgtacagttctggtcaccacacctaaaaaaggatattatagggctggggaaagtgcagaaaggggcaactaaaatgacgaAGTGGTTGGAGcctctcccctaggagggaaggtgacgacatctgggattgttcagcttggaaataaggaggatagaggtggacaaaatgatgcctgacgtagagaaggtggagagggagatatTTTTGCTCCATGCTAGaacccatgaagctaattggtgggagattcaggtcagataaaaggaaggactccttcacacattGCATGGTGaaacgatggaatttgctaccagaagccattgtgatggccaccaacttggatggctttagaaggggttagataaattcctgggggtgaaggctatcaatgtatGCTACTTCTGATGggcatgtgctacctccagtatcagaggcaggatgcctacgtacaccagttgctggggaacatggcggggagggtgctgttgcaccatgtcctgcttgtcggtttccccgtaggcagctggttggccactgtgtggacagaatgctggactagatggacccggtGAAGGATAGGGGTGCCGGTCGGGCACGGGTTGGTTTATTCAGGTCATGGGACCGGGGGCCCCCAAAGgagataaaaagctctatgaTGAAGATCCCCCATCTTCCTCGGAGgtcaagtgggaaggtcaggtccgtggcaaccataaaggtttcttatgttttaacgtgtgtgccGGCCGGCTTTCGGCTGGGTGTGAggtcgtatgaatgcttcttggggtaatggctaagcaGTAGAGCTTTTCCCCACCTTCTCTCCTCACTCTTCCTTGTCCacatcccctcttcctccccctccccttattcTCCCCCTTCCTATTTTAAAAGGGGCCGTTTTACGACCAAGGCCTCACGTGTTCGTTTTAGTGATTGTGATAAagctgctttggtccctaaacgTGTGTCTGTGGTTCATTCCCGTGAACATCTGGCttgtcccggttgtggacagggcagggaggtgggtaaCTTGGAAGTTcaggatgtttggtccaggagcctaccctgcagggttgtcaggtggattCTGAGTTCTTTTACAGATCTTTTACAGATCAGTCTCAGGGCTCATCTGACAAAGAAAGTCCTTCCAGATGTAGACTACAACACCTTCCTCACCTAACACTCTTTTTTggccattcctctctctctctctctctctctctctctctctctctctctctctctaaaaaacaGTGTTTCAATAAAAGAATGTTATATTGCTTCTAACACcaatttaaaaatcattaaaaagaaacaaaccaacCCACTGCCTTTCCAGCTATTTTAACGAAGTGGGGTTCCCCTCCTCCATAATTAAACACTTAATTAAACACTTCTGATCTATACTTACGATCCAAAACACACATTAAACGTATCTTTTGACATTTCAAAGGCAGAAATCAGGCAATCGCAGTTAAATAAGCACTTCCACGCCGGTTAATTACATGATTTGTGGGTGGGTTTTCACTCAGCACGTGGACGGAACGTGGCAGGCTGTACACGGAGACAAAACGCGATCCCCTCCCATAGTGTGGAAAGTTAATTGCAATTCCGTTTGGGGCTAAGCGAAGGAAAGCAACACAATGCTAGGAGCCACTAATTTGGAAGCGGCTTAGCTTAATCCGTATTGAAATGAACGGCTTGTTTTGATTGCATTTTCTACTTTCCCAAAGCCTCACGCTCGGCCACCGTGTCCTATTTAAAAGTGTTTTGAGGAGCTGGACGGTCTTAGCGCAGGGGTTGGAGACCGTGGGCCCGCAGGCCAAACCCGCAGACGGCCCAAACCCCCTGTCCTTCAACCACGTTCATTTGGCGATTCCCCGCCCTTTGGtacagtttccccccacccccattctaataGGCTGAAATAACTCTCCCGAAGTCTTGGTTagtggcagtaaaagctttaagctagaaTCGGCTCATATTGTTTTGAATTTTGGCTCAAGGCCCTTGGCCCACCGCTGAATAACATGCCctgagagctgctctgaaatcaaATCCAGCCCCCAGGTTGAATGAGGTTCaatgcctcccacccccacccagtagTGCAGTGAGGGCAGCACCTTGGGGCAAAAGTCCCCCGTCCCCAGAGGAGCCAAATTTAGCCTGAAGTCTCCCACCAATGCTCTAGAGAGTGGCCCTCGCTTCAGAAGGCAGAGTGgtcgatggctggtgggccactgtgtgaacagagtgctggattaaatggacccGTGGAGTGATCCAGCATCACGACTCTTCTTTGGTTCTTAAGTCTCTGCGCGGCTCGGGAGTGAAGCGAAAGCCCCTCAAGAGGAGGGGGGTGAGGGGCACAGGAGAAGACCACCCCCCACGCACACGCAGAGTGATGCTTAGCAGAGGACTTTGAGCAGGCTCTCGTAGCTAAGGAAGGTGACGGCGTTGACTGGGAAAGCACGGGCGGCATTCAGAGAAAGCGCCTTCAGGAAGACCCGCAGCCCCTCCTTCCGGGCGCTGGTGACGACGCAGTCCAGGACGCCGCGATACTCTGTCTGCTTCAGCCCGTCCATTTGCAAACGGGCCTTCACCACATCCATCGGGGTGGCCAAGGCCCATGAAACCGTCCCAGCGCAGCCGCCAGCGAGGAGAACCGTCACCGGGCCTGATGGGCGCGGGGAGTGAGGAAGCAGAGCAGGTAGTGAGGAAGGCAGAGAAGAGCCTTTGGAGGAGCAGGAAGGGAGAGGGACGTCCCTTACAAGCAGGGGTCCGGAACCTCCAGACGGGGAGCCACCTGCCGCCCTCTAGGAGGCCAAATCCATCCTTCCAGAGTTCCCCACATGGCTACATCCCCCAGggccctcctctttctccccaaccaccaatcatttggtgaatTCCTGGCATTtgtgcctccttttccccattcaaaagcttctcctaaggctcagtaACTGGCACGAAGAGCTAAAATGCTGATACACTTTGCATTTTGTCCCCACCCCTTTTGACttcggccctgcccaccactgaaatgagaGTTCTTCCAAAATGGAAATTGGTTGTCAGTCTGAAAGCCCGGTTCTgcctacacccacacccacaaaccACGATCCTTCCTTGCCTCTcacctggctcctgcctttccgTGGTCATCCCCCGGCAGAGACCTGTGTAAACCAGGAAGTACACAGCCATGGTCGGCGTGTCTCGCAGCACCAGGGCCCAGCCGCCGCGGAACAGGCCGGCGAAGCCCTCCTCCCGAAAGATGACGGCGGAGCAATGCATGGGGCCCCTGTACCGTGGCTGGGCTTCCTCCGGCACGACCCTGCTGCGGCCGTACGGGTGGTTCTGGTTCTGCAGACGGACTTTGATAAGATCCACCGGAGCCAGGATCACAGCCTGCAATGGCACAGAGAAGTGGGGAGGTCGGCAGAATGGGTTCAggactttagagttctgactgaaacccagagcagattcactatcacagccaccagcctcctctggtagGGGAATTGGGGAGTTGGGGATGAATGAAACGCTCAGAATAAAACACGCAAGGGCCTCGTGGTACCTTTAAGActgacacatttattatggcatgaaTCCTCAGGATCTCCTGCCATAATATAGCGGTCGTGGTCGCCTTTAAAGGTGCCGTGAGGCTCTGCTGGTTTTGTTGCAACCGATTAAGACGGAGACCTCTTTCTGGAAACTGTTATCCTACGCGAAACCGTCTCCAAATAACGTTGTTTGTTGATGCTCGTGTTTGcattaaaatcaatacaatataaatggggggggggggggagagagagagagaggaaggaaggaatgaaaAATAACCAGCTGGCACAATCCTCTGAGAAACTGTTCTGTGCACAGCATAAGAACAGATCTCCCAAAGGAAGAAAGCTATGGGTGGGTGgagttcttatttatttcttacttttatgttctgcctttcctccaaggagcccaaagcagtgaacatgatctctctctctctctctcctctccattttatcctcacaacaaccctttgaggtaggttactggcccaaagtctcccaaaagGATTCCTGGCCAAGCAGGCACCAGAAAccgagagcttctctacacaagcgATTGATGGCACTCTTGTGATGGACCCATTCACCGCTCCTTACTTGCATCAGTCCGGAGAAGCTGCCGGCCATGAAGACGTGAGCGTAGCTGGGCGGGTCGGAGTGGCGATCGCGGCAGGGGGTGTTGCAAAGGTACAGCAGCGCATTGCCGTAGGCCCCGAAGGTGACGGAGTTCACCACAGCCACGCTCAGCAGCGGGAAACTCATGCCCTTGAAGAAGCCGCGGAACTGCAAAGGAGAAGCAGGCCTCAGGGACTGGCGGTGGCTTAGAGTCCCTTGCTGAATCCCAGCCCCACAGAAGAAAGATGGCGTTCAGGATCTGGAATGGCTGTGTTCTGGGGGCAAATGGGGTGGCGACCCTCCACCCAGCCGCCTCCGGCAGAGAGATCTCAGGTACATTTGCTGCAGTGCCCTGATCCCCAAACCTCAGGGCCAAAGCCTACATGCAACCACGAAATGCACACCGTTTCATGGCGGTACGTCCGCACCATGCAATCCAAGATGTTCCGGTAGCCAGCTTGCGTCTGTATCCGTACCTGAAACGGGACGAAAGCTAAACTGGCCGTCCCAGAGACCCACAGAAACGGCCCTTTGTAGGACTGTTTGCTATTttgcccaccctctgcccagcgcCAGGGAGGGTAATTCCTGACTTTCCCTGAGCATTTCCAGTCCTGAAAATCACCTTCACCGTGTCGAACGGGTGGCCCAAAGCCAGTCCTGCAGCCCCTGCATcaaaagagaagaggaagagtgg comes from Elgaria multicarinata webbii isolate HBS135686 ecotype San Diego chromosome 21, rElgMul1.1.pri, whole genome shotgun sequence and encodes:
- the SLC25A45 gene encoding solute carrier family 25 member 45 isoform X1, translated to MSSAEFVAGWLAGAAGLALGHPFDTVKVRIQTQAGYRNILDCMVRTYRHETFRGFFKGMSFPLLSVAVVNSVTFGAYGNALLYLCNTPCRDRHSDPPSYAHVFMAGSFSGLMQAVILAPVDLIKVRLQNQNHPYGRSRVVPEEAQPRYRGPMHCSAVIFREEGFAGLFRGGWALVLRDTPTMAVYFLVYTGLCRGMTTERQEPGPVTVLLAGGCAGTVSWALATPMDVVKARLQMDGLKQTEYRGVLDCVVTSARKEGLRVFLKALSLNAARAFPVNAVTFLSYESLLKVLC
- the SLC25A45 gene encoding solute carrier family 25 member 45 isoform X2 — its product is MSSAEFVAGWLAGAAGLALGHPFDTVKVRIQTQAGYRNILDCMVRTYRHETFRGFFKGMSFPLLSVAVVNSVTFGAYGNALLYLCNTPCRDRHSDPPSYAHVFMAGSFSGLMQAVILAPVDLIKVRLQNQNHPYGRSRVVPEEAQPRSLPGDDHGKAGARPGDGSPRWRLRWDGFMGLGHPDGCGEGPFANGRAEADRVSRRPGLRRHQRPEGGAAGLPEGAFSECRPCFPSQRRHLP